A single genomic interval of Spirosoma linguale DSM 74 harbors:
- a CDS encoding Uncharacterized conserved protein UCP037205 (PFAM: Uncharacterised conserved protein UCP037205~KEGG: bbt:BBta_7189 hypothetical protein), producing MKMRKKADLPTKICPVCNRPFAWRKKWERDWASVIYCSDACRSMGKAQKTTSKST from the coding sequence ATGAAAATGCGTAAAAAAGCAGATTTGCCAACGAAGATTTGCCCCGTGTGTAACCGCCCGTTCGCCTGGCGTAAGAAGTGGGAACGGGATTGGGCTTCTGTTATCTATTGCAGCGATGCCTGCCGATCAATGGGTAAAGCACAAAAAACGACGTCGAAATCCACGTAG
- a CDS encoding hypothetical protein (KEGG: ilo:IL2050 hypothetical protein), which yields MESANIIKNLTERDIDRIIEMAWEDRTPFDAIGTQFGLSEKEVIELMRRELKPASWRRWRARVQGRSTKHAALSAVDDARFKSTQQRIISLNKITKQ from the coding sequence ATGGAATCAGCCAATATAATAAAGAACCTGACAGAACGCGATATTGACCGGATCATTGAGATGGCCTGGGAAGACCGGACCCCGTTCGATGCCATTGGCACGCAATTTGGCCTGTCGGAAAAAGAGGTTATTGAATTAATGCGCCGGGAGCTAAAACCAGCCTCCTGGCGTCGGTGGCGGGCACGTGTACAAGGCCGTTCGACAAAGCATGCGGCCCTGTCGGCCGTGGACGATGCCCGTTTTAAATCAACGCAACAGCGGATAATATCGCTCAACAAGATTACCAAACAATAA
- a CDS encoding transcriptional regulator, AsnC family (PFAM: Transcription regulator, AsnC-type-like~SMART: Transcription regulator, AsnC-type~KEGG: oan:Oant_0505 AsnC family transcriptional regulator), protein MSSQKLDQIDRNVLEILQANAKITNAQLSKEIGLSPAPTLERVKKLETSGIIQSYHAQLNREKIGLGVTTFVMVTLVGHKKETTMSFVDKVHEIPEIIECHHITGSGDFLLKVIAKDIASYQGLMLDVINEIDEVASTQTMVIMSTFKESKVLPIP, encoded by the coding sequence ATGTCGAGCCAAAAATTAGATCAGATAGATCGCAATGTATTAGAAATTCTGCAAGCCAACGCTAAAATAACTAACGCTCAACTCTCCAAAGAAATTGGTCTTTCACCGGCTCCAACGCTGGAGCGCGTTAAGAAACTTGAAACGTCGGGTATTATCCAAAGCTATCATGCGCAGTTGAACCGCGAGAAGATTGGCCTTGGCGTTACTACGTTCGTTATGGTAACGCTTGTAGGACACAAGAAAGAAACAACGATGTCTTTTGTTGACAAGGTACACGAGATCCCGGAGATCATTGAATGCCACCACATTACCGGCTCGGGTGACTTTCTTCTCAAAGTTATCGCCAAAGACATTGCCTCGTATCAGGGCCTGATGCTGGATGTCATCAACGAAATTGACGAAGTAGCCAGCACCCAAACGATGGTGATCATGTCGACGTTTAAAGAAAGCAAAGTGCTTCCTATTCCATGA
- a CDS encoding hypoxanthine phosphoribosyltransferase (KEGG: hypoxanthine phosphoribosyltransferase family protein~TIGRFAM: hypoxanthine phosphoribosyltransferase~PFAM: phosphoribosyltransferase) → MLTIKDKTFVPFIPANAIQERIQELASQINQEYADKQPLIVVVLNGAFLFAADLAKHLTIPCEITFIRVASYSATASSGQLKQILGLNESIAGRDLIVVEDIVDTGLTIHEVCAQLQAMGPTSIAIATLLFKPSALKEKLDLHYVGFEIENRFVLGYGLDYDGLGRNTTEIFVLFEEIGVGSEK, encoded by the coding sequence ATGCTAACGATCAAAGACAAAACATTTGTCCCGTTTATTCCCGCCAATGCCATTCAGGAACGCATTCAGGAATTAGCCAGCCAAATTAATCAGGAATACGCCGACAAACAGCCGCTCATTGTGGTCGTTCTGAACGGCGCTTTTTTGTTTGCCGCCGATCTGGCCAAACACCTCACAATTCCCTGCGAAATTACGTTCATTCGGGTAGCCTCCTACAGCGCCACAGCGTCCAGTGGTCAACTGAAGCAGATTCTGGGCCTGAACGAATCCATCGCTGGCCGGGATTTGATCGTGGTCGAAGACATTGTCGATACCGGCCTTACCATTCATGAGGTTTGTGCGCAGCTTCAGGCAATGGGCCCCACGTCAATCGCTATTGCTACCCTATTATTCAAACCCAGTGCCCTGAAAGAAAAGCTCGACCTGCACTACGTCGGCTTCGAAATCGAAAACCGCTTCGTGCTGGGCTACGGCCTCGATTACGACGGCCTGGGCCGGAATACGACGGAGATATTTGTTCTTTTTGAGGAGATAGGAGTTGGGAGCGAGAAGTGA
- a CDS encoding NADH dehydrogenase (quinone) (PFAM: NADH-ubiquinone oxidoreductase chain 49kDa~KEGG: scl:sce9061 NADH dehydrogenase (ubiquinone)), with protein sequence MTTQSIQYEYAPGHFKASEPSVYRPDMLAEGEMILNMGPQHPSTHGVLRFEVVTDGEIIVDVVPHLGYLHRCFEKHAQHLPFNQTIPFVDRLDYLAAMNSEHAFVMGVERMLGIENDIPKRTEYIRVLVAELNRIAAHFVGVGTYALDIGAYTPFLWLMRDREHIQRMLEWVSGARMLYNYIWVGGLFYDLPVGFEERCREFVNYLKPKLVELQQLVIENEIFVKRTANVGVLPLAVAIDYGCTGPMLRGSGLRYDLRRVDGYSVYPELDFDIPIGEGKVGTVGDCWDRNNVRVLECHESIRIIEQCLDKLMGDYKRTRDYDPQAVVPKKIRPKAMDFYARAESSKGELGFFFRTDGKSDIPVRCKARSCCFHNLSVISEISKGAMLADLVAIIGSIDVVMGEVDR encoded by the coding sequence ATGACGACACAATCTATACAATACGAATATGCACCGGGGCATTTCAAGGCATCGGAGCCGAGTGTGTACCGGCCCGATATGCTTGCCGAAGGCGAGATGATCCTGAACATGGGACCGCAGCACCCGTCGACGCACGGCGTTTTGCGGTTCGAAGTGGTGACGGATGGCGAAATCATCGTTGATGTGGTGCCGCATCTCGGTTACCTGCACCGCTGTTTCGAGAAACACGCCCAACACCTCCCGTTCAATCAAACGATTCCTTTTGTTGACCGGCTGGATTATCTGGCAGCCATGAATTCTGAACATGCGTTTGTGATGGGTGTGGAGCGTATGCTGGGTATAGAGAACGATATTCCCAAACGTACTGAATACATACGGGTGCTGGTGGCCGAACTGAACCGGATTGCCGCGCACTTTGTGGGAGTCGGTACCTATGCGCTCGATATTGGCGCCTACACACCCTTTCTCTGGCTCATGCGCGACCGGGAGCACATCCAGCGGATGCTCGAATGGGTGAGTGGTGCCCGGATGCTGTACAACTACATCTGGGTAGGGGGCTTGTTCTACGATCTGCCCGTAGGATTTGAAGAGCGATGCCGGGAGTTTGTCAACTACCTTAAGCCAAAGCTGGTCGAGTTGCAGCAACTGGTCATCGAAAACGAAATTTTTGTCAAGAGAACGGCCAATGTGGGCGTGCTGCCTTTAGCGGTAGCTATCGACTACGGCTGTACCGGCCCCATGCTGCGTGGCTCGGGTCTGCGCTACGACCTCCGCCGGGTCGATGGGTATTCGGTTTACCCCGAACTGGATTTTGACATCCCGATTGGCGAAGGCAAAGTAGGTACCGTGGGCGACTGCTGGGATCGGAACAATGTTCGGGTGCTGGAATGCCACGAGTCCATCCGCATCATCGAGCAGTGCCTCGATAAACTGATGGGTGACTACAAACGCACCCGCGACTACGACCCGCAGGCGGTTGTCCCCAAGAAAATTCGGCCCAAAGCGATGGATTTTTACGCTCGTGCCGAAAGTTCAAAAGGGGAGTTGGGCTTCTTTTTCCGAACCGATGGAAAATCCGATATTCCCGTTCGCTGTAAAGCCCGCTCGTGCTGTTTCCACAACCTGTCGGTCATCAGTGAAATCAGCAAAGGAGCCATGCTCGCCGACCTGGTCGCCATCATCGGGTCAATTGATGTGGTGATGGGGGAAGTGGATCGGTAA
- a CDS encoding ribosomal protein L33 (TIGRFAM: ribosomal protein L33~PFAM: ribosomal protein L33~KEGG: predicted protein): protein MAKKGANRIQVILECTEQKDSGVPGMSRYITTKNRKNTPARIERKKYNPFLKKVTLHKEIK, encoded by the coding sequence ATGGCAAAGAAAGGCGCCAATAGAATCCAGGTTATTCTGGAATGCACCGAGCAGAAAGACAGCGGTGTTCCCGGCATGTCCCGGTACATTACTACGAAAAACCGGAAAAATACGCCGGCTCGTATCGAGCGGAAGAAATACAATCCGTTCCTTAAGAAAGTAACGCTGCACAAAGAAATCAAATAG
- a CDS encoding signal recognition particle-docking protein FtsY (KEGG: similar to F21D5.7~TIGRFAM: signal recognition particle-docking protein FtsY~PFAM: GTP-binding signal recognition particle SRP54 G- domain; GTP-binding signal recognition particle SRP54 helical bundle~SMART: AAA ATPase) — protein MALFGLFSKEKKETLDKGLEKTKDSFFSKLGRAVVGKSTVDEDVLDEVENVLISSDVGVETTVKIIRRIEERVARDKYVGTDELDRILREEIAALLSDNNTVDVADDFALPAGIKPYVIMVVGVNGVGKTTTIGKLAAQFHKRGKKVVLGAGDTFRAAAVDQLKLWGERVGVPVISHGMNTDPSAVAFDAVKKATEIGADVVIIDTAGRLHTKINLMNELTKIKRVMQKFTSEAPHEVLLVLDGSTGQNAFIQATEFTKATEVTALAITKLDGTAKGGVVIGISDQFKIPVKYIGVGEKIDDLQTFNKMEFVDSFFKK, from the coding sequence ATGGCCCTATTTGGTTTATTCTCGAAAGAAAAGAAAGAAACGCTCGACAAAGGTCTGGAGAAAACAAAAGACAGTTTTTTTTCTAAACTCGGTCGGGCGGTTGTTGGTAAATCGACCGTTGACGAAGACGTGCTGGATGAAGTCGAAAACGTGCTCATCTCTTCCGACGTTGGCGTTGAAACTACAGTGAAAATTATTCGTCGGATTGAAGAACGGGTAGCCCGGGATAAATACGTAGGCACCGACGAACTCGACCGAATCCTCCGCGAAGAAATTGCCGCTTTACTTTCCGATAATAATACAGTCGATGTAGCAGACGACTTTGCGCTTCCCGCTGGCATAAAGCCTTACGTGATTATGGTGGTGGGCGTGAACGGGGTTGGTAAAACGACAACCATTGGCAAACTGGCCGCCCAATTTCATAAGCGGGGTAAAAAAGTAGTGCTCGGCGCGGGTGACACCTTCCGGGCTGCCGCCGTTGACCAGCTCAAGCTTTGGGGCGAGCGGGTGGGCGTTCCGGTCATCTCGCACGGCATGAATACCGATCCCTCGGCGGTGGCATTCGATGCGGTGAAAAAGGCTACCGAAATCGGCGCTGATGTGGTCATCATCGACACCGCCGGCCGACTGCATACGAAGATCAACCTCATGAATGAGCTGACCAAAATAAAACGGGTCATGCAAAAATTCACGTCCGAAGCGCCCCACGAAGTGCTCCTGGTTCTCGACGGCTCGACGGGGCAGAACGCCTTTATTCAGGCGACGGAATTCACGAAAGCCACCGAAGTAACGGCGCTGGCTATTACCAAACTCGATGGCACAGCGAAGGGCGGTGTGGTGATCGGCATTTCGGATCAGTTCAAAATTCCGGTCAAATACATCGGCGTGGGCGAGAAGATCGACGATTTGCAGACGTTTAACAAGATGGAGTTCGTGGATTCGTTTTTCAAGAAATGA
- a CDS encoding conserved hypothetical protein (KEGG: geo:Geob_3254 hypothetical protein), with translation MSNPILRYVGNRSILLLVSLSLLSFSLSALGQQAPRRKAAKPVAKQGICGVVREKRGNFMPSPDSPRPNPDGAPVVREVLIFPLLNISQVETGESGFINSVGDVKPVKTVTSGKDGKFCVSLPVGQYTVMVREPKGLYANLSDSQGNIFPVSVQKNKSVSVTVDITHQAVF, from the coding sequence ATGAGTAATCCTATTCTGCGATATGTGGGCAACAGATCAATCTTACTTCTGGTCAGTCTATCATTACTATCTTTTTCGCTGTCCGCTCTGGGCCAGCAAGCGCCCCGCCGGAAAGCTGCCAAACCAGTAGCCAAACAGGGTATTTGTGGCGTCGTTCGAGAGAAGCGCGGCAACTTCATGCCCAGCCCCGACTCACCCCGACCCAATCCGGATGGCGCGCCCGTGGTGCGCGAGGTGTTGATTTTTCCGCTGTTAAATATCAGCCAGGTGGAAACTGGGGAAAGCGGATTCATTAATTCGGTAGGGGACGTCAAACCGGTTAAAACTGTTACATCAGGCAAGGACGGCAAATTTTGCGTGAGCCTGCCGGTAGGCCAGTATACCGTAATGGTTCGGGAACCGAAAGGGTTGTATGCCAACCTCTCCGACAGCCAGGGCAATATTTTTCCGGTCAGCGTTCAGAAGAACAAGTCCGTTTCTGTAACGGTCGATATTACCCACCAGGCGGTATTCTGA
- a CDS encoding MiaB-like tRNA modifying enzyme YliG (KEGG: ade:Adeh_0093 hypothetical protein~TIGRFAM: MiaB-like tRNA modifying enzyme YliG; RNA modification enzyme, MiaB family~PFAM: Protein of unknown function UPF0004 ; Radical SAM domain protein; deoxyribonuclease/rho motif-related TRAM~SMART: Elongator protein 3/MiaB/NifB), whose protein sequence is MKTKGIRTNKINIVTLGCSKNLVDSEVLFTQLKGNGMNVTHESKKDDANIVVINTCGFIDNAKEESINTILRYVDAKEAGIVDKVYVTGCLSHRYKDELEVEMPTVDAWFGTNELPRMLKTLRADYKHELVGERLLTTPAHFAYLKIAEGCDRPCSFCAIPLMRGGHVSRPIDELLTEARSLARRGTKELILIAQDLTYYGLDLYKKRNLADLIDQLADVEGIDWIRLQYAYPSGFPMDILDVMRNRPNVCNYLDMPLQTGSTELLKLMRRGITREKTESLIETIREKVPDITLRTTLIVGHPGETEAMFQETYDFVERMRFDRLGVFTYSHEDDTHSFTMPDDIPADIKQERADELMDLQQGISQELNQQKVGKTYKVLFDRKEGGYFIGRTEADSPEVDNEVLVPATQYVRLGDFANVRIDRAEEFDLYGEVVSV, encoded by the coding sequence TTGAAAACCAAAGGAATACGTACCAATAAAATCAATATCGTCACGCTTGGTTGCTCGAAGAACCTGGTGGACTCGGAGGTGCTGTTTACGCAACTCAAGGGCAATGGCATGAACGTGACGCACGAGTCGAAGAAAGATGATGCCAACATTGTCGTTATCAATACGTGCGGCTTCATCGACAACGCCAAGGAAGAATCCATCAACACCATTCTGCGGTATGTTGATGCCAAAGAAGCCGGTATTGTAGATAAGGTCTACGTAACGGGTTGCCTTTCTCACCGCTATAAAGACGAACTCGAAGTGGAAATGCCGACCGTCGATGCCTGGTTTGGCACCAACGAACTTCCCCGGATGCTTAAAACGCTTCGGGCCGATTACAAGCACGAACTCGTGGGCGAGCGTCTGCTTACAACTCCGGCCCATTTCGCCTACCTCAAAATCGCTGAAGGTTGCGACCGACCCTGCTCGTTCTGCGCCATTCCGCTCATGCGTGGTGGTCACGTATCGCGGCCCATCGACGAGCTGTTGACCGAAGCCCGGTCGCTGGCCCGGCGCGGCACCAAAGAACTAATTCTAATTGCCCAGGACCTGACCTATTACGGTCTCGACCTTTATAAAAAACGCAACCTTGCCGACCTCATCGACCAATTGGCCGACGTGGAAGGCATCGACTGGATTCGCTTGCAATACGCCTATCCATCGGGCTTCCCAATGGATATTCTGGATGTAATGCGCAACCGCCCCAACGTTTGCAACTACCTCGACATGCCCCTGCAAACCGGTTCTACCGAGTTGCTGAAACTCATGCGCCGGGGTATTACGCGGGAGAAAACCGAAAGTTTGATCGAAACCATCCGGGAAAAAGTACCGGACATCACCCTCCGCACCACCCTGATCGTGGGCCACCCCGGCGAAACGGAAGCCATGTTCCAGGAAACATACGATTTCGTGGAGCGCATGCGCTTTGACCGCCTGGGCGTGTTTACCTATTCGCACGAAGACGATACGCACTCGTTCACGATGCCCGACGATATTCCGGCCGACATTAAGCAGGAACGCGCCGACGAACTGATGGACTTGCAGCAGGGCATTTCGCAGGAGCTGAACCAGCAGAAAGTGGGCAAAACCTACAAAGTGCTGTTCGACCGAAAAGAAGGTGGTTATTTCATTGGCCGCACCGAAGCCGACTCGCCCGAAGTGGATAATGAAGTGCTGGTACCCGCTACCCAATACGTTCGACTGGGCGACTTCGCCAACGTACGCATCGACCGGGCTGAGGAGTTTGATTTGTACGGCGAAGTTGTTAGTGTGTAA
- a CDS encoding protein of unknown function UCP012535 (PFAM: protein of unknown function UCP012535~KEGG: mxa:MXAN_6193 hypothetical protein), which translates to MDCQYLPLASTGQFSSLFLDYITNKDSLKPFYGRFPDIAAFEGQINDKTFGEANRRVLVDALERQYQHIAVKPDVSTLLQPNTFTVTTGHQLNIFSGPLYIIYKLITTIKLARKLKETYPAYNFVPVYWMATEDHDFAEINHFSLMGNQYVWETEQRGAVGRMNPKELKTLFAQIPEKLALFEEAYLKHDTLADATRYYVNELFGAEGLVCLDADDAALKRVFAPVMRDELTHQQSGELVNKRTEELAALGYKTVIAPRDINLFFLDDQLRERIERREDNTYQILHTKQTFSESEILNLLDEHPEKFSPNVVLRPLYQETILPNLAYIGGPSEVPYWLQLKSVFEHYQTPFPILMPRNFAMYVPSVSAKRVAKLGLTPEQLFQDTLTLKREFVDNHTRHTLKFDNENKTVNKALDAILHKAQMVDPTLERAVLAETKRFADAVARLEKKMRRAEERNQEVGIRHLLAVKNELFPNGGLQERSDNFLTFHLNDRQFLQKMLDAFDPFDYRMQLCLQ; encoded by the coding sequence ATGGACTGTCAGTACCTGCCGCTGGCCTCAACCGGCCAGTTTTCTTCCCTATTCCTTGATTACATTACCAATAAAGACAGCTTAAAACCCTTTTACGGTCGTTTTCCGGATATTGCTGCCTTTGAGGGCCAGATTAATGACAAGACGTTTGGTGAGGCCAATCGGCGGGTTTTGGTCGATGCGCTGGAACGGCAGTATCAGCACATAGCCGTAAAGCCGGACGTTTCGACGCTGCTGCAGCCCAACACGTTTACGGTTACTACGGGGCATCAGCTCAATATCTTCAGCGGGCCGCTTTATATCATTTACAAGCTGATTACCACGATTAAGCTGGCCCGTAAACTAAAGGAAACATACCCCGCTTACAACTTCGTGCCGGTGTACTGGATGGCCACCGAAGACCATGATTTTGCCGAAATCAACCATTTCTCGTTGATGGGCAATCAGTACGTCTGGGAAACGGAACAACGGGGCGCAGTTGGCCGGATGAATCCCAAAGAGCTAAAAACCCTTTTTGCGCAGATTCCAGAGAAGCTGGCTCTATTTGAAGAGGCTTACCTGAAACACGATACCCTGGCCGATGCGACTCGCTATTACGTCAACGAGTTGTTCGGTGCCGAAGGATTAGTTTGTCTGGACGCCGATGATGCGGCTTTGAAACGTGTTTTTGCCCCCGTTATGCGTGATGAACTGACCCATCAGCAATCGGGTGAACTGGTGAACAAACGAACGGAGGAACTGGCAGCGCTGGGCTATAAAACCGTGATTGCCCCCCGCGACATCAACCTGTTTTTCCTCGATGATCAGCTTCGCGAACGGATCGAACGCAGGGAAGATAACACCTATCAGATATTACACACGAAGCAGACCTTTTCGGAGAGTGAAATCCTGAATCTGCTGGACGAACATCCGGAGAAATTCAGCCCGAACGTCGTGCTGCGGCCCTTATATCAGGAAACGATCTTGCCGAATCTGGCGTATATCGGCGGACCTTCGGAAGTGCCTTACTGGCTACAGTTGAAGAGCGTATTCGAGCACTATCAAACACCGTTTCCGATACTGATGCCCCGTAATTTTGCCATGTACGTGCCATCTGTAAGTGCCAAACGCGTCGCCAAACTTGGTCTTACGCCCGAGCAGCTTTTCCAGGATACCCTTACCCTCAAGCGGGAATTTGTCGACAACCACACCCGCCACACGCTCAAGTTCGACAACGAAAACAAGACCGTCAATAAAGCGCTGGACGCCATTCTGCACAAAGCACAGATGGTCGACCCGACGCTGGAACGGGCCGTTCTCGCCGAAACAAAGCGGTTTGCCGACGCAGTTGCCCGGCTGGAAAAGAAGATGCGACGCGCCGAAGAACGGAACCAGGAAGTAGGTATTCGGCATCTGCTGGCCGTCAAAAATGAGCTTTTTCCGAACGGTGGGCTACAGGAACGCAGTGATAACTTCCTGACTTTCCACCTCAACGATCGCCAGTTTCTTCAGAAGATGCTGGACGCTTTCGACCCCTTCGACTACCGAATGCAGCTTTGCCTTCAGTAA
- a CDS encoding 5-formyltetrahydrofolate cyclo-ligase (TIGRFAM: 5-formyltetrahydrofolate cyclo-ligase~PFAM: 5-formyltetrahydrofolate cyclo-ligase~KEGG: ses:SARI_04589 putative ligase) — translation MTKSALRQAFLAQRKALTPDEVACRSELIAGHFFAYMEKNDLVDASTIIHTFLPIKRRNEVNTWAIIEPIWLSFPHIHISVPVTDEYNQQLLNYTIFPGTPLVTNRLGIPEPAVGSRYETELEQISVVLVPLLAFDKQGHRVGYGGGYYDRFLAGCRPDCLKIGLSLFEAVDEITDIEPTDVKLDFCITPF, via the coding sequence ATGACTAAATCTGCGCTTCGGCAGGCATTCCTTGCCCAACGTAAAGCCCTAACGCCCGATGAGGTAGCTTGCCGCAGCGAACTAATTGCCGGTCACTTTTTTGCCTATATGGAGAAAAATGACCTTGTCGATGCCTCTACAATTATCCATACATTTTTACCCATTAAACGGCGTAATGAAGTAAACACCTGGGCCATTATTGAGCCAATCTGGCTGTCGTTTCCCCATATACACATTAGCGTACCGGTTACGGATGAATACAACCAGCAACTGCTGAATTACACCATTTTTCCTGGCACACCGCTGGTTACTAACCGGTTAGGCATCCCCGAACCCGCCGTTGGAAGCCGGTACGAAACGGAACTGGAACAGATAAGCGTTGTACTCGTGCCTTTATTGGCCTTTGATAAACAAGGGCATCGCGTCGGGTACGGTGGTGGATACTACGACCGGTTTCTGGCAGGCTGTCGACCGGATTGTCTCAAAATAGGATTATCGCTATTTGAAGCAGTTGACGAAATCACAGATATTGAACCAACAGATGTGAAGTTAGACTTCTGTATAACTCCATTTTAA
- a CDS encoding aspartate-semialdehyde dehydrogenase (KEGG: hypothetical protein ; K00133 aspartate- semialdehyde dehydrogenase~TIGRFAM: aspartate-semialdehyde dehydrogenase~PFAM: Semialdehyde dehydrogenase dimerisation region; Semialdehyde dehydrogenase NAD - binding), translated as MKIAVVGATGLVGSEILKVLAERNFPVSELIPVASERSVGKQVEFKGKQYTVVSFEDAIAAKPAIAIFSAGGGTSLALAPKFAEAGITVVDNSSAWRMDPTKKLVVPEINAVTLTPEDKIIANPNCSTIQMVVALKPLHDRFKIKRVVVSTYQSVTGTGKAAVDQLFAERTGQEGVDKVYPHPIDLNVLPHIDVFLDNGYTKEEMKMVNETKKIMGDDSIQVTATTVRIPTIGGHSEAVNVEFENEFELSEVVELLTNAEGVIVQDDPKNKVYPMPLTAHGKDEVFVGRIRRDESQPKTLNMWIVADNLRKGAATNAVQIAEYLMKHNLVESEEVAA; from the coding sequence ATGAAAATCGCAGTCGTTGGGGCTACTGGCTTGGTCGGTAGCGAAATCCTGAAGGTGCTCGCAGAACGCAACTTCCCCGTGTCAGAACTCATTCCTGTCGCTTCCGAGCGGTCGGTTGGTAAACAGGTCGAGTTTAAGGGTAAACAGTACACGGTCGTAAGCTTCGAAGATGCGATTGCGGCCAAACCAGCCATTGCGATTTTCTCGGCCGGTGGCGGTACATCGCTTGCGCTGGCACCCAAGTTTGCCGAAGCGGGCATTACTGTTGTCGACAACTCATCGGCCTGGCGCATGGACCCGACCAAAAAACTGGTCGTTCCGGAAATCAACGCCGTTACGCTAACACCCGAAGACAAAATTATTGCCAATCCAAATTGCTCAACCATTCAGATGGTTGTGGCGTTGAAACCGCTGCACGACCGTTTCAAAATCAAACGCGTAGTGGTATCGACCTACCAGTCGGTAACGGGAACGGGCAAAGCCGCCGTCGACCAGCTTTTCGCGGAGCGTACCGGACAGGAAGGCGTTGACAAGGTGTATCCGCACCCCATCGACCTGAACGTACTGCCCCACATCGACGTCTTCCTCGACAATGGTTATACCAAAGAGGAAATGAAGATGGTGAACGAGACGAAAAAAATCATGGGCGACGACTCGATTCAGGTAACGGCCACCACGGTTCGAATTCCAACCATTGGTGGGCACTCGGAAGCGGTGAACGTTGAATTCGAAAACGAATTTGAACTGAGCGAAGTCGTTGAGTTGCTGACCAATGCCGAAGGCGTTATCGTGCAGGATGATCCAAAAAACAAGGTGTACCCAATGCCGCTGACGGCCCACGGGAAAGATGAAGTTTTTGTTGGTCGTATTCGTCGCGACGAGAGCCAGCCCAAAACCCTGAACATGTGGATCGTGGCCGATAACCTCCGCAAAGGAGCCGCCACCAACGCCGTTCAGATCGCCGAATATTTGATGAAGCATAACTTGGTTGAAAGCGAGGAAGTCGCTGCGTAA